The following coding sequences lie in one Pseudomonadota bacterium genomic window:
- a CDS encoding polyhydroxyalkanoic acid system family protein, giving the protein MKIERNFTLPADEVRERLRLLTEHWGKHGVNASWEGDCATLSGKVRGISFDGTLQVEATQLRGDIKASGLFAETLGRPYVESKLSEYLNPATSVEQLRSKRG; this is encoded by the coding sequence ATGAAGATCGAACGCAACTTCACGCTGCCGGCCGACGAGGTGCGTGAGCGCCTGCGGCTGCTGACCGAGCATTGGGGCAAACACGGCGTCAACGCGAGCTGGGAGGGCGACTGCGCGACCCTCTCCGGCAAGGTGCGCGGCATCAGCTTCGACGGCACGCTGCAGGTCGAGGCGACGCAGCTCCGGGGCGACATCAAGGCCAGCGGCCTCTTCGCCGAGACGCTCGGTCGCCCCTATGTCGAGAGCAAGCTGAGCGAGTACCTCAATCCCGCCACCTCGGTCGAGCAGCTGCGCAGCAAGCGCGGCTGA